The Thermococcus thermotolerans genome contains a region encoding:
- a CDS encoding M20 family metallopeptidase, with translation MDEFELLKSLVAIESSFGKEEEISRFIASFLEERGFKVETLPVDGFGEDVIAYLPGRKTTVVLNGHMDTVNPSPGWTRNPWGELDGDRFYGLGSADMKGGLAALMSAFIELAELPKRERPGIIFTAVSDEEGYSRGTWELIKSGKLDAADLVLVAEPTNERLMLGARGRFVVRVEVLGRKAHAARPHLGINAIEELGRFLGNLDRIRFRRHRRLGAGSYCTLHIEGSADGLSVPDRATAIVDRHIVPGEDWERVKAELLGLAERLKLRAELRIEKFERPTPDMLPYVVRENSRFAGAFRRVHAALFGREPEVTYGKSVGDFNYFGTYLGKPTLVYGPVGGNWHSSDEWVSIESVMRVKRVYVEFLKSLA, from the coding sequence ATGGATGAATTTGAGCTCCTCAAGAGCCTCGTTGCCATTGAGTCTTCCTTCGGAAAAGAGGAGGAAATCTCGCGCTTTATAGCGTCTTTCCTTGAGGAGCGGGGCTTCAAAGTTGAGACCCTCCCAGTTGATGGCTTCGGCGAGGACGTGATAGCGTACCTCCCCGGACGGAAGACGACTGTTGTTCTGAACGGCCACATGGATACAGTAAACCCTTCCCCCGGATGGACGCGCAACCCTTGGGGCGAGCTCGACGGCGACCGCTTTTATGGCCTCGGCAGTGCCGACATGAAGGGTGGACTGGCTGCGCTGATGAGCGCTTTCATTGAGCTTGCCGAGCTTCCCAAACGCGAGAGGCCAGGGATAATATTCACCGCCGTCAGTGACGAGGAGGGCTATTCCCGTGGAACCTGGGAGCTCATAAAGAGCGGGAAGCTGGACGCGGCAGACCTTGTGCTTGTTGCCGAACCGACTAATGAGAGGCTTATGCTGGGTGCGAGGGGGAGGTTTGTTGTCCGGGTGGAGGTCCTCGGCAGAAAGGCCCACGCCGCCAGACCGCACCTCGGAATCAACGCCATCGAGGAGCTGGGGAGGTTTCTGGGGAATCTTGACAGGATTCGCTTTAGACGCCACAGACGGCTGGGTGCGGGTTCGTACTGCACGCTCCATATCGAAGGCTCCGCCGACGGTCTCAGCGTCCCCGATAGGGCTACCGCCATAGTTGACCGCCACATTGTACCCGGAGAGGACTGGGAGAGGGTTAAGGCCGAGCTCCTTGGACTCGCCGAGAGGCTGAAGCTCAGGGCGGAGCTGAGGATCGAGAAGTTCGAGAGGCCGACGCCGGACATGCTCCCCTACGTCGTCAGAGAAAACAGCAGGTTCGCGGGAGCGTTCAGGAGAGTTCACGCTGCGCTCTTCGGAAGGGAGCCCGAGGTAACCTACGGGAAGAGCGTGGGCGATTTCAACTACTTTGGAACCTATCTGGGCAAGCCGACCCTTGTCTACGGTCCGGTAGGCGGGAACTGGCATTCCTCGGATGAATGGGTCAGCATCGAATCTGTGATGAGGGTGAAGAGGGTTTACGTCGAGTTCCTCAAGAGTTTGGCGTAG
- a CDS encoding S16 family serine protease yields the protein MKKALVPLLILMLLLPFASFAAAECPSEGHTVVLKAPAVSRTADGQLIGVATDFVITVAPGTGHVYVETWPLAEVDMQASARLAAQIAGKVLGVDMSKYDVFIQIKADSPIIGGPSAGGTMTVGIIAALEGWKVNPKVMMTGMINPDGTIGPVGGILEKASAAHDVGAELFLIPQGQRIQYVQETQKKEIGGIVEINTQTKKVDVVDYAKERWGLTVVEIKDIYDAVYYFTGHRIPRPEAPAYIKIDTSFLKDDALRDYDNTTAYYQSTLEKLKKSDVDYATYTTLMEALNEANAILNQSKKSLEGGMYYTTLSKDFQARIIIRHVDWYLGVKSGDDVQRILKTTGSQINTSESRVSNITIRGTTMLQAVAAAEERVEQAKALLQSAWKYYYNGDYWDAIGEAAYAYERAKTAIFWASLGERFASGDVISRDVVKTTARDYIDESNLIVTYIESMYGTVGGDLSQGIQQAEQYYEDGKYSAALFTAMEARVRAQVFLDTLGIDNQTVLKDKLAGMKESAKVAIAMAQNQGITPVLAIAYYEFAESYEQSAEENGSMEDLQTAMIFYQYARETANLFLSKPSQTTIQTNTTATDIPQIVIPTPSATETTTPTPGEGGGRVPETAIILIALGAFLVGAAVGKKL from the coding sequence ATGAAAAAGGCACTAGTACCGCTGCTGATACTCATGCTTCTGCTGCCATTCGCGTCATTTGCCGCAGCAGAGTGTCCGAGCGAGGGGCACACCGTCGTTCTCAAGGCGCCCGCGGTTTCAAGAACCGCCGACGGCCAGCTCATAGGTGTCGCCACAGACTTTGTTATCACAGTCGCACCGGGAACAGGTCACGTCTACGTCGAGACGTGGCCTCTAGCTGAAGTGGATATGCAGGCGAGTGCCAGATTGGCCGCCCAGATAGCGGGCAAAGTCCTCGGGGTTGATATGAGCAAGTACGACGTGTTCATTCAGATCAAGGCCGATTCTCCAATTATAGGAGGCCCCTCCGCGGGAGGAACCATGACCGTTGGAATAATCGCGGCCCTCGAGGGGTGGAAGGTCAACCCCAAGGTCATGATGACCGGGATGATAAACCCAGACGGAACCATAGGGCCGGTGGGTGGAATACTTGAGAAGGCCTCCGCGGCCCACGACGTTGGGGCCGAGCTGTTTTTGATTCCCCAGGGACAGCGCATCCAGTACGTTCAGGAGACCCAGAAGAAGGAGATTGGCGGCATAGTCGAGATAAACACCCAGACGAAGAAAGTTGACGTCGTTGACTACGCCAAGGAGCGCTGGGGACTGACGGTTGTTGAGATTAAGGACATTTACGATGCCGTTTACTACTTCACAGGACACAGGATACCACGCCCGGAGGCCCCTGCGTATATCAAGATAGACACGTCTTTCCTGAAGGACGATGCCCTCAGGGACTACGACAACACCACCGCCTACTACCAGTCAACGCTGGAGAAGCTCAAAAAGAGCGACGTTGACTACGCCACCTACACGACCCTGATGGAGGCGCTGAACGAGGCAAACGCCATACTCAATCAGTCCAAGAAGAGCCTCGAAGGAGGAATGTACTACACGACCCTGAGCAAGGACTTCCAGGCTAGGATCATCATAAGGCACGTGGACTGGTACCTGGGCGTGAAGTCTGGAGATGACGTTCAGAGGATTCTAAAAACGACGGGTTCGCAGATAAACACCTCCGAGAGCAGGGTCTCGAACATCACCATCAGGGGCACGACGATGCTCCAAGCGGTTGCCGCCGCGGAGGAGAGGGTCGAGCAGGCAAAGGCGCTCCTCCAGAGCGCATGGAAGTACTACTACAACGGCGACTACTGGGATGCAATAGGTGAAGCCGCCTATGCCTACGAGAGGGCGAAGACAGCCATTTTCTGGGCCAGCCTCGGTGAGAGGTTTGCGAGCGGCGACGTGATAAGCAGGGACGTCGTGAAGACAACTGCCAGGGACTACATAGACGAGTCCAACCTCATAGTGACCTACATAGAGTCGATGTACGGCACCGTTGGGGGCGACCTGAGCCAGGGAATTCAGCAGGCGGAGCAGTACTACGAGGACGGCAAGTACTCCGCGGCGCTCTTCACGGCGATGGAGGCGCGCGTGAGGGCGCAGGTCTTTCTCGACACACTGGGAATAGACAACCAAACGGTTCTCAAGGACAAGCTGGCGGGAATGAAGGAAAGTGCCAAAGTGGCCATAGCGATGGCCCAGAACCAGGGCATAACTCCCGTCTTGGCCATAGCATACTATGAGTTCGCGGAGAGCTACGAGCAGAGCGCCGAGGAGAACGGCAGCATGGAGGATCTCCAGACGGCAATGATATTCTACCAGTACGCCAGGGAAACCGCGAACCTGTTCCTCAGCAAGCCCAGCCAGACAACGATTCAAACGAACACCACCGCAACGGACATACCCCAGATAGTCATCCCCACGCCATCGGCAACCGAAACCACAACCCCAACCCCCGGGGAAGGCGGTGGAAGAGTTCCCGAGACGGCAATAATCCTGATAGCCCTCGGGGCTTTCCTCGTGGGTGCCGCGGTTGGTAAGAAGCTGTGA
- a CDS encoding universal stress protein → MTMDVFSRLIARKFRNIAGGRYEEIAKRYREFLLLPEEFVLPEIHSILMPVDRFSGNIPEELYEILSAYPGASVTVVYISEKRTLLLIEQTLGRDEAEKLKRAKMEFAERVAAEIASRLEMHGLRVRHRQFIGSKSDDVVKMMEGEEFDLLVISRSYGSEVTKISPISPLVLKIVQHVDKPTIVY, encoded by the coding sequence ATGACAATGGACGTATTCAGCAGGCTTATCGCCAGGAAGTTCAGGAACATTGCCGGCGGAAGATACGAGGAGATAGCGAAGCGCTACCGCGAGTTCCTTCTCCTACCCGAGGAGTTCGTTTTACCGGAAATACACTCGATTCTCATGCCTGTGGACAGGTTCTCTGGAAACATACCCGAGGAACTCTACGAAATACTGAGCGCTTACCCCGGTGCATCGGTTACCGTTGTTTACATCTCCGAGAAGAGGACTCTCCTGCTGATAGAGCAGACCCTCGGCAGGGATGAGGCTGAAAAACTCAAAAGGGCCAAGATGGAATTCGCCGAACGGGTTGCCGCTGAGATAGCCTCAAGGCTTGAAATGCATGGGCTTCGGGTCAGGCACAGACAGTTCATAGGCAGCAAAAGCGATGACGTTGTAAAGATGATGGAGGGGGAAGAGTTTGACCTGCTTGTTATTTCGAGGAGCTACGGCTCCGAAGTTACGAAGATATCCCCAATAAGCCCTCTGGTCCTTAAGATAGTCCAGCACGTGGACAAGCCAACGATAGTGTATTAG
- a CDS encoding ArsB/NhaD family transporter, with the protein MTPNGQVAVAVAVFIFIYALIISERVHRTVAALFGASIVLFMGVVPWEKMPEYLDLGTLLLLIGMMMIVNTAKESGLFEFIAIKTAKFAKGSPMKVLILFSIVTALVSSVLDNVTTVLLLTPMLLYITRLMDVNPIPYLLAEIFASNIGGTATLIGDPPNIMIGSAAGLSFTEFLLNMGPIAAIDLLITLGIIYLVYRDAMRITPAKMERIQSTIQMLREDEAIRDRSLFRKSVIVILAVVLLFFIHDRLGIHPAVVALSGASVLLLWSRMEPTEVLEKIEWTAIFFFMGLFIVVGSLVETGVIDDVARWLLGYVHTTGQAIVMVTWFSAIASAIVDNIPLTAAMIPLIKSMSVSMDVYPLWWALSLGACLGGNGTAIGASANIVVLGIAARERLNITFMDFLKIGLVIMLSTVGVGMVLIWIRYIGV; encoded by the coding sequence ATGACTCCGAATGGACAAGTAGCAGTGGCTGTTGCAGTGTTCATCTTTATCTACGCCCTGATAATCAGTGAAAGGGTTCACAGGACTGTTGCTGCCCTGTTTGGGGCATCAATAGTGCTCTTTATGGGGGTCGTCCCCTGGGAGAAAATGCCAGAGTATCTTGACCTCGGCACGCTCCTCCTGCTTATCGGAATGATGATGATAGTCAACACGGCCAAGGAAAGCGGCCTCTTCGAGTTCATAGCGATAAAAACGGCGAAGTTTGCCAAGGGCAGTCCCATGAAGGTTCTCATACTGTTCTCCATAGTGACAGCCCTTGTAAGCTCCGTTCTCGACAACGTTACAACCGTCCTTCTCCTGACGCCGATGCTCCTCTATATAACCCGCCTAATGGACGTTAACCCGATTCCTTACCTGCTGGCCGAGATATTCGCATCCAACATCGGCGGAACGGCAACGCTGATAGGTGACCCCCCCAACATAATGATAGGCTCGGCGGCTGGACTGAGCTTCACCGAGTTCCTCCTGAACATGGGGCCCATAGCGGCCATAGACCTCCTCATAACCCTCGGTATAATATACCTTGTCTACCGGGACGCCATGAGGATAACCCCCGCGAAGATGGAGAGGATTCAGTCGACCATCCAGATGCTCAGGGAGGACGAGGCCATAAGGGACCGCTCCCTCTTCCGGAAGTCTGTCATCGTGATACTGGCCGTTGTGTTGCTGTTCTTCATTCACGACAGGCTTGGAATACACCCCGCCGTCGTGGCCCTCAGCGGCGCTTCGGTTCTCCTGCTATGGAGCAGGATGGAGCCCACGGAAGTCCTCGAAAAGATTGAGTGGACTGCCATATTCTTCTTCATGGGGCTCTTCATAGTCGTTGGTTCGCTCGTTGAGACCGGGGTCATAGACGACGTTGCGCGCTGGCTTCTTGGCTACGTCCACACGACGGGACAGGCCATAGTGATGGTCACGTGGTTCTCGGCCATAGCTTCGGCCATAGTGGACAACATACCCCTGACTGCGGCAATGATACCTCTGATAAAATCCATGAGCGTCTCCATGGACGTCTATCCCCTCTGGTGGGCGCTGTCCCTCGGGGCCTGTCTCGGTGGAAACGGCACCGCGATAGGTGCGAGCGCCAACATCGTCGTTCTGGGTATTGCCGCCAGGGAGAGGCTCAACATAACCTTCATGGACTTCCTTAAGATAGGCCTTGTAATAATGCTGAGCACGGTCGGCGTGGGCATGGTTCTGATTTGGATAAGGTACATAGGGGTGTGA
- a CDS encoding universal stress protein, which translates to MRILVLVDGSKWSQKAALHAIAIAKRRGGKLTLFSVLDRREAKALAFNMGILSQDLKNVQKFEEEIWREMKTSIKDIMTNLLEVCHQEGVNCSIRIVEGSAKDTILEEANSGKYGLVVMGAYGRSGKTRIGSLLEEVVGSIEPPVMVVR; encoded by the coding sequence ATGAGGATACTCGTGCTCGTTGATGGTTCGAAGTGGAGCCAGAAGGCAGCCCTGCACGCGATAGCCATAGCGAAGAGGAGGGGAGGTAAGCTCACGCTCTTCTCAGTATTGGATAGGAGGGAGGCCAAGGCTCTCGCCTTCAACATGGGGATACTGAGCCAGGATTTGAAAAATGTTCAGAAGTTCGAGGAGGAGATATGGAGGGAGATGAAAACCAGTATAAAGGACATAATGACGAACCTCCTTGAGGTCTGCCACCAGGAGGGTGTGAACTGTTCGATAAGGATCGTGGAGGGCTCGGCCAAGGACACCATACTTGAGGAGGCCAACTCCGGAAAGTACGGGCTTGTCGTCATGGGGGCCTACGGGAGGAGTGGAAAAACGAGGATAGGAAGCCTTCTGGAGGAGGTCGTTGGCTCGATAGAGCCTCCGGTGATGGTGGTTCGCTAG
- a CDS encoding winged helix-turn-helix transcriptional regulator — protein MERRNEILQYIQSKPGITFRELARELGIGIGDLQYHLYRLEKEKKVFSRKLGKRRYIFPAGFERECQKLIIAISTETRRRILLLLMEGPLTQSEIAKRLRLSQPTVSYHMGELLKLGIIEARKEGKSVVYTLSYDPGIIARVIKDYRPSLWEKLADNLIDLLTSVGDEE, from the coding sequence ATGGAGAGGCGTAATGAAATACTCCAGTACATCCAGAGCAAACCGGGGATAACCTTCAGGGAGCTGGCAAGGGAGCTCGGAATAGGCATAGGTGACCTGCAGTACCACCTCTACCGGCTGGAGAAGGAAAAGAAGGTGTTTTCAAGGAAGCTCGGAAAGAGGCGCTACATATTCCCTGCGGGCTTTGAAAGGGAGTGCCAGAAGCTCATCATAGCAATCTCGACCGAAACCCGGAGGAGAATCCTCCTGCTCCTCATGGAAGGCCCCCTAACCCAGAGCGAGATAGCCAAAAGGCTAAGGCTCAGCCAGCCTACCGTGAGCTACCACATGGGAGAGCTCCTGAAGCTCGGCATCATCGAGGCCAGGAAGGAGGGGAAGAGCGTGGTATACACCCTCTCATACGACCCGGGAATAATAGCGCGCGTCATAAAGGACTACCGGCCGAGCCTCTGGGAGAAGCTGGCCGACAACCTGATAGATCTGCTCACCAGCGTGGGTGATGAGGAATGA
- a CDS encoding TldD/PmbA family protein has protein sequence MEDLLRTAEELAGRYGILYYEIRVTRVTASHLTMQNGQLEELGVNTEVGIGVRAFNGAWGFSSANDMSRARDAIETAMKIAKLSKGDSRIYLGDPVRDRAEIRPKRSFLDVDIEDKLALVKEIDSLLRGDGISNRSVYYGDGLKESFYFNSLGSEIETVVPRLRLSFSVTARGNGEMQSYWKSFGGTAGWELVERMDLSRWTSFVREKAISLLHAQSPPSGEFDIIIDPELTGVFIHEALGHAVEADSVKNGDSILAGKLGERIAVEGLTVVDDPTLPGKFGSYVYDDEGIKAKRVEIIKNGVLVNYLTDRETSALLGLEPNGHGRAQGYSYQPLVRMSNTYVEPGDWSFEEMVEEVKNGLYMIGDKGGEVDTANGTFTFGAKEGYIIENGEIKAQVRDVALSGGILDVLKNIRAIGNDLRIEFPGYCGKGQWVPVDDGGPHVLTRALVGGLR, from the coding sequence ATGGAGGATCTATTAAGAACCGCCGAGGAGCTCGCGGGACGTTACGGTATATTATATTATGAAATACGTGTAACACGAGTTACCGCATCACACCTCACGATGCAGAACGGCCAGCTGGAAGAGCTGGGGGTGAACACCGAGGTGGGCATAGGGGTCAGGGCCTTCAACGGGGCGTGGGGATTTTCGAGCGCCAACGATATGAGCCGGGCCAGGGATGCCATAGAGACCGCCATGAAGATAGCGAAGCTTTCTAAGGGTGATTCGAGGATTTACCTCGGTGATCCTGTGAGGGATAGGGCGGAGATAAGGCCAAAAAGGAGCTTTCTGGATGTGGATATCGAGGACAAGCTCGCCCTCGTAAAGGAGATCGATTCGCTCCTCCGTGGAGATGGTATATCCAACAGGAGCGTTTACTACGGTGACGGCCTCAAGGAGAGCTTTTACTTCAACTCCCTCGGAAGCGAGATAGAGACGGTCGTCCCGAGGCTGAGGCTGAGCTTCTCCGTGACTGCCAGGGGGAACGGCGAGATGCAGAGCTACTGGAAAAGCTTCGGAGGAACGGCCGGCTGGGAGCTGGTCGAAAGGATGGACCTGAGCCGCTGGACTTCCTTCGTGAGGGAGAAAGCGATTTCACTTCTCCACGCCCAATCGCCCCCTTCCGGCGAGTTCGATATCATAATTGATCCCGAGCTTACCGGCGTCTTCATCCACGAGGCTTTGGGCCATGCCGTCGAGGCCGATTCCGTTAAGAACGGCGACAGCATCTTGGCTGGTAAGCTGGGTGAAAGAATAGCCGTCGAGGGGCTAACCGTCGTGGACGACCCAACGCTTCCGGGCAAGTTCGGCTCCTATGTTTACGATGACGAGGGGATAAAGGCCAAGAGGGTTGAGATAATAAAGAACGGCGTTCTGGTGAATTACCTCACCGACCGCGAGACGAGCGCTTTGCTCGGCCTCGAACCAAACGGTCACGGCAGGGCTCAGGGCTACAGCTATCAGCCCCTCGTGAGGATGAGCAACACCTACGTCGAGCCCGGAGACTGGAGCTTTGAGGAGATGGTCGAGGAGGTCAAGAACGGCCTCTACATGATAGGGGACAAGGGCGGCGAAGTTGACACGGCCAACGGCACCTTTACCTTCGGTGCCAAGGAGGGTTACATAATCGAGAACGGCGAAATTAAAGCCCAGGTGAGGGATGTGGCACTCTCGGGCGGGATCCTCGACGTCCTGAAGAACATCCGGGCCATAGGGAATGACCTCAGGATAGAGTTCCCGGGCTACTGCGGGAAGGGTCAGTGGGTTCCAGTGGATGACGGCGGGCCGCACGTTCTTACACGGGCCCTCGTGGGGGGATTGCGGTGA
- a CDS encoding TldD/PmbA family protein, whose translation MIDELIGILERENVEWEIYWEKGRGGSFRIERERLERSQRKFHSGIGLRVGYNGKLGFSYITGLNHERKTLEEFVKRTVKLARVSEVPFSGFPTPSRVPRVDGLYDGRIDEIPFEEAHSLAGEFAAKMRELKDDSLTLSGSIALAVSNYGIANSNGIFFEGRGTGMSVSAYAVKRGERTGSGSYYQAYRSLQPVEELENAIKRSIEEAELSYRARKAEPYSGEILLEPEAFRAILGIFLENLFGDGVYYGRSRFSKPGENVAPEGLEVIDDATIPAGVGSFPFDGEGNPGERTVLVEDGVIRSFLLDETYARFLNMESTGNAVRDFRTMPHIGTSNVVVGAGRDNLEEFEGVVVKKVFGEHTANPVSGDFSLTVELGYIIKDGDVIPFRDNMLVGNAFGFLRTLNAIGRKVYRKGSFYSPRVLGIAKLV comes from the coding sequence GTGATCGACGAGCTCATCGGCATACTCGAACGTGAGAACGTTGAGTGGGAGATTTACTGGGAGAAGGGACGGGGAGGTTCCTTCAGAATAGAGAGGGAGAGGCTTGAGCGCTCCCAGCGGAAGTTCCACTCCGGCATAGGCCTCCGCGTGGGCTATAATGGGAAGCTGGGCTTTTCCTACATAACCGGCCTTAACCACGAGCGGAAGACCCTTGAGGAGTTCGTGAAGAGAACCGTAAAGCTCGCCAGAGTTAGCGAGGTCCCCTTCAGTGGATTCCCGACCCCCTCCAGGGTGCCCCGCGTTGACGGGCTCTACGACGGGAGGATAGACGAGATTCCCTTTGAAGAGGCCCATTCCCTTGCCGGGGAGTTCGCTGCCAAGATGCGCGAGCTGAAAGATGACTCACTGACCCTCTCGGGTTCGATAGCCCTTGCGGTCAGCAATTACGGGATAGCGAACTCCAACGGAATTTTCTTTGAGGGAAGGGGCACCGGAATGAGCGTCTCTGCTTACGCCGTGAAGAGGGGTGAGCGGACGGGCTCCGGTTCGTACTATCAGGCCTATCGGTCACTCCAGCCCGTTGAGGAGCTTGAGAATGCCATCAAAAGGTCAATTGAAGAGGCAGAGCTCAGCTATCGCGCCAGGAAGGCGGAGCCTTACTCGGGTGAGATTCTTCTTGAGCCCGAGGCATTCCGCGCCATCCTTGGAATCTTTCTTGAGAACCTCTTCGGCGACGGTGTTTACTACGGGAGGAGCCGCTTTTCCAAGCCGGGGGAGAACGTGGCTCCGGAGGGACTGGAGGTCATTGACGACGCAACGATACCTGCGGGTGTCGGGAGCTTCCCCTTTGACGGTGAAGGAAACCCCGGCGAGAGGACAGTTCTGGTGGAGGATGGCGTTATACGCTCGTTCCTTCTCGATGAGACTTACGCACGCTTTTTGAACATGGAGAGCACTGGAAACGCTGTCAGGGACTTCAGGACTATGCCCCATATCGGGACGAGCAACGTGGTGGTTGGGGCAGGAAGGGACAACCTGGAGGAGTTTGAGGGCGTAGTTGTTAAGAAGGTCTTCGGCGAGCACACTGCAAACCCGGTCAGCGGCGACTTCTCGCTGACCGTTGAGTTGGGCTACATTATCAAGGACGGAGATGTCATACCGTTCCGGGACAACATGCTCGTTGGAAACGCCTTCGGGTTCCTCCGCACTCTAAACGCAATAGGACGTAAAGTCTACAGAAAAGGCTCATTTTATTCGCCGAGGGTTCTTGGCATTGCCAAGCTCGTGTAA
- a CDS encoding DUF257 domain-containing protein, which produces MAYRGIDVILFNIRPGETVLVEYSSVSSPEILLYLICRGCTNAGHPVLIDDISDTFAEYVTRLELMGLDTDDLMEIPVIKIGGSREFGNVVGRVEVDKYSLDFKYYGKIYDKVVPEKVVCNPVLGIHKLFVALERQDVIRLVRNISTFVGRKSRFALYFINRDVLEKRTPELLPLLEETASTVLRWEAESGNYRLMAIKAASDEILGAVVSLNFKDVKGT; this is translated from the coding sequence ATGGCATACCGCGGGATTGACGTGATACTCTTCAATATCCGGCCCGGTGAGACTGTGCTCGTCGAGTACAGTTCGGTGTCCTCCCCGGAAATACTTCTGTACCTGATCTGCAGGGGGTGCACGAATGCCGGCCACCCGGTTCTCATCGATGACATCTCCGATACCTTCGCCGAATACGTGACCCGGCTTGAACTGATGGGGCTGGATACGGATGATTTAATGGAGATTCCTGTGATAAAGATAGGCGGTAGCAGGGAGTTTGGCAACGTCGTCGGAAGGGTGGAGGTGGACAAGTACTCCCTCGACTTCAAGTATTACGGCAAGATATACGACAAGGTCGTGCCTGAAAAGGTAGTGTGCAACCCGGTTCTCGGGATACACAAGCTCTTCGTGGCACTTGAGCGGCAGGACGTGATAAGGCTCGTCCGCAACATCTCGACTTTTGTCGGAAGGAAGAGTCGCTTTGCCCTCTACTTCATAAACCGCGACGTGCTGGAGAAAAGAACCCCGGAGCTCCTGCCCCTCCTTGAGGAGACCGCGAGTACCGTACTCCGGTGGGAAGCTGAGAGTGGTAACTACCGCCTGATGGCAATAAAGGCAGCCAGTGACGAGATACTCGGGGCGGTCGTTTCCCTGAACTTCAAGGATGTCAAGGGAACGTGA